The following proteins come from a genomic window of Solwaraspora sp. WMMA2065:
- a CDS encoding phosphatidate cytidylyltransferase — protein sequence MSYPETAGGDQPDARTRARHPGAAPEPSAPETRNGHPLAERSQPYGGPNAVPGPVYGGAAHGGPVPTGPYTGTGEFPYTGSHLGNGGLPHGGAPAGNGHGAGHWSTGYRDGERVAPSTDPAPQAGPDSSAARRRAGARRRRSGRSGPARPVTERSDPDQPVPEPIDPRRAGQDPPGEAGNAPPTADRRPSAGRNLPAAIGVGLGLVVVVLGSLFLWRPAFLVVLLAAVSLGTWEMIRAVRTSGARPPTIPLLAGGALMSVLAWRIGPDALALGLLVTVLAMLIWRLGDGPSGYQRDAATATLIAVYVPFLGGFAALLASRPDGDLQILVTLAAVILSDTGGYAAGVFYGRHRMAPTISPKKSWEGFAGSVAAAGIGSAVLLLLLLDVMPLWGALFGVAVSVAAVLGDLGESMLKRDLGVKDMSNLLPGHGGLMDRLDSILFALPVSYLVLSLIALAG from the coding sequence ATGTCCTACCCCGAGACCGCTGGCGGCGATCAACCGGACGCTCGAACAAGGGCGCGGCACCCCGGCGCCGCGCCCGAACCGTCAGCTCCGGAGACCCGTAACGGCCATCCGCTGGCTGAGCGGTCCCAGCCGTACGGCGGCCCGAACGCCGTGCCCGGCCCGGTGTACGGCGGCGCCGCCCACGGCGGTCCCGTCCCCACCGGGCCGTACACCGGTACGGGGGAATTCCCGTACACCGGTTCCCACCTTGGCAACGGCGGTCTGCCCCACGGCGGCGCGCCAGCCGGTAACGGTCACGGCGCCGGGCACTGGTCGACCGGGTACCGGGACGGCGAGCGGGTAGCGCCGTCAACGGACCCGGCTCCGCAGGCGGGGCCGGACAGCTCGGCAGCGCGCCGGCGGGCCGGCGCGCGACGCCGTCGATCCGGCCGGTCTGGTCCGGCTCGGCCGGTGACCGAGCGCTCCGACCCGGATCAGCCGGTGCCGGAGCCGATCGACCCGCGTCGGGCCGGTCAGGATCCGCCCGGCGAGGCCGGGAACGCACCGCCGACCGCCGACCGCCGGCCGTCGGCCGGCCGAAACTTGCCGGCTGCCATCGGCGTCGGCCTCGGGCTGGTCGTCGTGGTGCTCGGTTCGTTGTTCCTATGGCGGCCAGCCTTCCTGGTCGTCCTGCTGGCCGCCGTCAGCCTGGGCACCTGGGAGATGATCCGGGCGGTGCGTACCAGCGGCGCCCGTCCGCCGACGATCCCGTTGCTCGCCGGCGGCGCGCTGATGTCCGTGTTGGCCTGGCGGATCGGCCCGGATGCTCTGGCGCTCGGGTTGCTGGTGACGGTTCTGGCGATGCTGATCTGGCGGCTGGGCGATGGACCGTCCGGGTACCAGCGGGACGCGGCCACGGCCACGCTGATCGCGGTTTACGTCCCGTTTCTAGGTGGTTTCGCCGCGCTGCTGGCCAGTCGGCCGGATGGCGACCTGCAGATCCTGGTCACCCTGGCTGCGGTGATCCTCTCCGATACCGGTGGCTATGCCGCCGGTGTCTTCTACGGCAGGCACCGGATGGCGCCGACGATCAGCCCGAAGAAGTCCTGGGAAGGCTTTGCCGGGTCGGTGGCCGCCGCCGGGATCGGCAGCGCGGTGCTGCTGCTTCTGCTGCTCGACGTCATGCCGCTGTGGGGGGCGTTGTTCGGCGTGGCGGTGTCGGTCGCGGCAGTGCTGGGGGACCTAGGCGAGTCCATGCTCAAGCGGGATCTCGGGGTCAAGGACATGAGCAACCTGCTGCCCGGACACGGCGGGCTGATGGACCGGCTCGACTCGATCCTGTTCGCGTTGCCGGTCTCCTACCTCGTGCTGTCGTTGATCGCGTTGGCCGGCTGA
- the rlmN gene encoding 23S rRNA (adenine(2503)-C(2))-methyltransferase RlmN, producing the protein MRSLPLTPSRPATVASDGRPALPPQHLADLDLGERQTLLAGLGQPAYRAKQVSTHYFGRLTRDPQAMTDLPATVRAGVAERLLPTLLTPVRESACDSGATRKALWRLHDGALVESVLMGYPDRVTVCVSSQAGCGMACPFCATGQAGLTRNLSTAEIVDQVVHLAGVAAAGGITGSPPRLSHVVFMGMGEPLANYGRVIAAVRRLCAPPPEGLGLSQRHLTVSTVGLVPAMRRLAGEDLSVTLALSLHAPDDDLRDELVPVNQRWKVAEVLDAAWEYADRTGRRVSIEYAMIRDVNDQPWRADLLGRLLAGRMAHVNLIPLNPTPGSRWDASPKPVEREFVRRLRAAGVAVTVRDTRGREIDGACGQLAAAETAS; encoded by the coding sequence ATGAGAAGCCTGCCGCTGACCCCGAGCCGTCCGGCGACCGTCGCGTCCGACGGTCGCCCCGCCCTGCCGCCCCAGCACCTGGCTGATCTCGATCTCGGCGAGCGGCAGACGCTGCTTGCCGGGCTCGGTCAGCCCGCCTACCGGGCGAAGCAGGTTTCCACCCACTACTTCGGCCGGCTGACCCGGGACCCGCAGGCGATGACGGATCTGCCGGCCACCGTCCGGGCAGGGGTCGCCGAACGGCTGCTGCCGACCCTGCTCACTCCGGTGCGCGAAAGCGCGTGTGACAGCGGCGCCACCCGCAAGGCGCTTTGGCGGTTGCACGACGGAGCCCTGGTGGAGAGCGTGTTGATGGGCTACCCGGACCGGGTGACCGTCTGCGTGTCCAGCCAGGCCGGGTGCGGGATGGCCTGTCCGTTCTGTGCCACCGGTCAGGCCGGGCTGACCCGGAACCTGTCTACCGCGGAGATCGTCGATCAGGTCGTCCACCTCGCGGGGGTGGCTGCGGCGGGTGGCATCACCGGTTCACCGCCCCGGCTGTCACACGTCGTCTTCATGGGGATGGGCGAGCCGTTGGCCAACTACGGCCGGGTGATCGCCGCCGTCCGACGGCTCTGCGCGCCACCACCGGAAGGGCTGGGTCTGTCACAGCGGCACCTGACGGTCTCGACCGTCGGACTGGTGCCGGCAATGCGGCGTCTCGCCGGGGAAGACCTATCGGTGACTCTTGCGCTGTCGTTGCATGCGCCCGATGATGATCTGCGCGACGAACTCGTGCCAGTCAACCAACGGTGGAAGGTCGCCGAAGTCCTGGACGCCGCGTGGGAGTACGCGGACCGTACGGGTCGGCGGGTGTCCATCGAGTACGCGATGATCCGGGATGTGAACGACCAGCCATGGCGAGCCGATCTGCTGGGTCGATTGCTGGCTGGTCGCATGGCCCACGTGAATCTCATTCCGCTCAATCCGACTCCGGGCAGTCGTTGGGACGCCAGTCCCAAGCCGGTCGAGCGGGAATTCGTTCGCCGGCTGCGTGCAGCTGGTGTCGCGGTGACCGTTCGCGACACCCGGGGCCGGGAGATCGATGGAGCATGCGGGCAGCTCGCGGCCGCCGAGACGGCGTCATGA
- a CDS encoding DivIVA domain-containing protein → MASQGQRFRRRALRRGYKVDEVDAFLDRVEATLAGEPVGSPVSAQEVHDVVFRVRFNGYDEWQVDLHLDRVERQLAELEERGPAGRGADTRAGRPDRPAPAGRDDRPMRDERPVPSAAAALPPRPAPGQPGPVPGQPGPVPGQPGPAPDPYGHYADQPTGSYGRYEDPRGGYPPGAPAGGPPVPAPGGPHRGFGPGPGGRFDGFEQGRHGKADMTAEIYFPDRRSGQSGPPSGGHPGMGGAPGGHPGVAGGYPGMGGPPGGGGHPGMTGGHPGMTGGPAGLSGGGSLQRVDQIRRTFQVRRFGSGYDPAQVDRLFEDILTAMAGRGPMPVDTAELDTVQFGLVTGGYFEAEVDAALKEVQDILQRGR, encoded by the coding sequence GTGGCGAGTCAGGGACAGCGCTTCCGGCGTCGGGCGCTTCGTCGGGGCTACAAGGTCGACGAAGTGGATGCCTTCCTCGACCGTGTAGAGGCCACACTCGCCGGCGAGCCGGTAGGGTCACCGGTTTCCGCGCAGGAAGTGCACGATGTCGTATTCAGAGTCCGGTTCAACGGCTACGACGAATGGCAGGTCGACCTGCACCTGGACCGGGTGGAACGACAGCTCGCCGAGCTGGAGGAGCGTGGCCCGGCCGGTCGTGGCGCGGACACCCGTGCCGGCCGGCCCGACCGGCCGGCCCCGGCCGGGCGCGACGATCGTCCGATGCGTGACGAGCGCCCGGTCCCGTCGGCCGCCGCCGCGCTGCCGCCGCGGCCGGCGCCCGGTCAGCCAGGGCCGGTGCCCGGTCAGCCCGGGCCGGTGCCCGGTCAGCCCGGGCCGGCCCCCGATCCGTACGGCCACTATGCCGACCAGCCGACCGGGAGTTACGGCCGCTACGAGGACCCTCGGGGCGGCTACCCGCCGGGTGCTCCGGCAGGCGGCCCGCCGGTGCCGGCTCCGGGCGGGCCGCACCGCGGATTCGGTCCCGGCCCGGGCGGTCGGTTCGACGGTTTCGAGCAGGGCCGGCACGGTAAGGCCGACATGACGGCCGAGATCTACTTCCCGGATCGGCGGTCCGGCCAGTCCGGCCCGCCGTCGGGCGGCCACCCCGGCATGGGTGGCGCCCCCGGCGGCCACCCGGGGGTGGCAGGCGGCTACCCCGGCATGGGTGGCCCTCCCGGGGGCGGCGGCCACCCGGGCATGACGGGCGGCCACCCGGGCATGACGGGCGGACCGGCGGGACTGTCCGGTGGCGGCAGCCTGCAGCGGGTGGACCAGATCCGGCGGACCTTCCAGGTCCGCCGGTTCGGCAGCGGCTACGACCCGGCGCAGGTGGATCGGCTGTTCGAGGACATCCTCACCGCGATGGCCGGTCGGGGGCCGATGCCGGTGGACACGGCGGAACTCGACACAGTGCAGTTCGGGCTGGTGACCGGTGGCTACTTCGAAGCCGAGGTCGACGCAGCGCTCAAGGAGGTGCAGGACATCCTGCAGCGCGGCCGGTGA
- a CDS encoding DUF2631 domain-containing protein, with the protein MAGTEPVTSPDQHKPGHRKLGRIGAIVSALVLLSMLIGNHEGRVEDIWLIGLAVGLLAIVVGDAVLRRNGLRS; encoded by the coding sequence GTGGCCGGAACCGAGCCGGTGACCTCACCCGACCAGCACAAGCCGGGCCATCGCAAGTTGGGGCGGATCGGCGCCATCGTTTCGGCGTTGGTGTTGCTCTCCATGCTGATCGGTAACCATGAGGGCCGCGTCGAGGACATCTGGCTGATCGGCCTGGCCGTCGGACTGCTGGCCATCGTCGTCGGCGACGCCGTGCTACGACGCAACGGCCTACGATCCTGA
- a CDS encoding Rieske 2Fe-2S domain-containing protein, with product MRLTGTGHASMRIDTAAGSILCDPWVNPAYFASWFPFPDNSQLDWESLGQVDYLYVSHLHRDHFDAAHLKRFVSKRATVLLPEYPTSELEDELRELGFTSFLRTKTNEVVELDGGLNVMIQALTSPTDGPIGDSSLWVEHDGVRLLNQNDARPTDLSVFAALGHVHAHLLQFSGAIWYPMVYELPTNAKTAFGKQKRERQFDRTWRYIDDLKASYVFPIAGPPCFLDDALWQFNDIHGDEGNIFPDQQVFLSEYAKVGGSNGVVLLPGSVAEVTADECRTTHPQPVDELFANKQAHLVEMRERKRPVIEAEKASWRHPEIDVLGEMKRRIEPLLEESVYLAKGVGGPVRFDLVDYDGESVESIVVDFPGKQVRPYGDEKVRYRFRTDRALVEHLLHTGEVDWVNSLFLSCRFSAARIGQYNEFVYAFFKCLSTERLQYAEGWYAEQRPDAEDVRIGDWIVQRRCPHLKADLTRFGIIDGDQLTCQLHGWRFDLTSGRCLTSVGHEVRARRAGTPAPVESQTPAGEPVAQA from the coding sequence GTGCGACTGACGGGTACCGGGCACGCCAGTATGCGGATCGACACGGCTGCGGGCAGCATCCTGTGCGACCCGTGGGTCAACCCGGCCTACTTCGCCTCATGGTTTCCCTTTCCGGACAACTCCCAGCTGGACTGGGAGTCCCTCGGCCAGGTCGACTATCTGTACGTCTCCCACCTGCACCGGGATCACTTCGACGCGGCGCACCTGAAGCGCTTCGTGTCGAAAAGGGCGACCGTGCTGCTGCCCGAGTACCCCACCTCGGAGCTGGAGGACGAGCTGCGCGAACTCGGCTTCACCAGCTTCCTGCGGACGAAGACCAACGAGGTGGTCGAGCTGGACGGCGGCCTCAACGTCATGATCCAGGCGTTGACCAGCCCGACCGACGGCCCGATCGGTGACTCGTCGTTGTGGGTCGAACACGACGGAGTCCGGCTGCTCAACCAGAACGACGCCCGCCCCACCGATCTGTCGGTCTTCGCCGCGCTCGGCCACGTGCACGCCCACCTGCTGCAGTTCTCCGGTGCCATCTGGTACCCGATGGTCTACGAGCTGCCCACCAACGCCAAGACCGCGTTCGGCAAGCAGAAGCGGGAGCGCCAGTTCGACCGCACCTGGCGGTACATCGACGATCTGAAGGCGTCGTACGTCTTTCCGATCGCCGGGCCGCCCTGCTTCCTCGACGACGCACTGTGGCAGTTCAACGACATCCACGGCGACGAGGGCAACATCTTCCCCGACCAGCAGGTCTTCCTGTCCGAGTACGCCAAGGTCGGCGGCAGCAACGGAGTGGTGCTGCTGCCCGGCTCGGTCGCCGAGGTCACCGCCGACGAGTGCCGCACCACCCACCCGCAGCCGGTCGACGAGCTCTTCGCCAACAAGCAGGCCCACCTGGTCGAGATGCGGGAGCGCAAGCGCCCGGTCATCGAGGCTGAGAAGGCTTCCTGGCGGCACCCGGAGATCGACGTACTGGGCGAGATGAAACGTCGTATCGAGCCGTTGCTGGAGGAGTCGGTCTACCTGGCCAAAGGGGTCGGCGGCCCGGTCCGGTTCGACCTGGTCGACTACGACGGCGAGTCGGTCGAGTCGATCGTGGTGGACTTCCCCGGAAAGCAGGTGCGGCCGTACGGCGACGAGAAGGTCCGCTACCGGTTCCGCACCGATCGGGCCCTGGTGGAGCACCTGCTGCACACCGGCGAGGTCGACTGGGTCAACTCGCTCTTCCTGTCCTGCCGGTTCTCCGCCGCGCGGATCGGCCAGTACAACGAGTTCGTCTACGCGTTCTTCAAGTGCCTGTCCACCGAGCGGCTGCAGTACGCCGAGGGCTGGTACGCCGAGCAACGCCCGGACGCCGAGGACGTCAGGATCGGTGACTGGATCGTGCAGCGCCGCTGCCCGCACCTCAAGGCCGACCTGACCCGGTTCGGCATCATCGACGGCGACCAGCTCACCTGCCAGCTGCACGGCTGGCGGTTCGACCTGACCAGCGGACGGTGCCTGACCAGTGTCGGGCACGAGGTCCGAGCCCGGCGGGCCGGCACCCCGGCACCGGTCGAGTCCCAGACCCCAGCCGGCGAGCCGGTGGCGCAGGCCTAG
- a CDS encoding NAD(P)/FAD-dependent oxidoreductase → MGTSHSPAPRPDPSTRADLPARADVVVIGSGHNGLVAAVLLARSGLDVLVLEAAEVIGGATRTEQPFARAPGLRHSTGSYLLGLMPPELLATLDVAIPVLRRDPHYFLPTPGGPGSPYLLFGTDRAATRAQMSAAFSAADVAADDAMQAELAALRDDLAPAWLAEPLPVEQTAQRYVRPALRQVLVDLVRGSVADYLARFEFRSELLVAMYAVTDGLSGLTAGPDDPGTGHNFLVHNMCRLPGSDGTWMIAAGGMGTVSRTFADAARAAGARIVTDTPVTAITVDAGSASGVVVADGRSVAAEVVLGACDPYRLLELAPDGVLPAELTDRLAATRRPGSTLKVNLALTGLPRFSCLPDAAPSPFGATIHLLPGSASLLPGGDGESPMTALRAMWADVRAGRLPVEPTIEWYLHTTVDPSLRDAAGHHSSALFVQSVPWQPAGSSWATELPGYVEQLLAVCDRYAPGTSALVADAVPLAPPGIEAHFGITGGHIHHVDNTVSFTDRMPYATGLPGLYAGSAGCHPAGSVIGAAGHNAARRILTDLGHGER, encoded by the coding sequence ATGGGTACGTCACACTCTCCGGCGCCGCGACCCGACCCGTCGACGCGCGCCGACCTGCCCGCCCGCGCCGACGTGGTCGTCATCGGGTCCGGGCACAACGGTCTGGTCGCGGCGGTCCTGCTGGCCCGGTCCGGGCTCGACGTGCTGGTGCTGGAGGCGGCCGAGGTGATCGGCGGCGCCACCCGCACCGAGCAGCCGTTCGCCCGGGCGCCGGGGCTGCGCCACTCCACCGGGTCGTACCTGCTAGGGCTGATGCCGCCGGAACTGCTGGCCACCCTCGACGTGGCCATCCCGGTGCTGCGCCGCGACCCGCACTACTTCCTGCCCACCCCCGGTGGGCCGGGGTCGCCGTACCTGCTGTTCGGCACCGACCGGGCCGCGACCCGGGCACAGATGTCCGCCGCCTTCTCCGCCGCCGACGTGGCCGCCGACGACGCCATGCAGGCTGAGCTGGCGGCGCTACGCGACGACCTGGCGCCGGCCTGGCTGGCCGAGCCGCTGCCGGTCGAACAGACCGCGCAGCGCTATGTCCGCCCTGCGCTGCGGCAGGTCCTCGTCGACCTGGTCCGCGGCTCGGTCGCCGACTACCTGGCCCGCTTCGAGTTCCGCTCCGAGTTGCTGGTCGCCATGTACGCCGTCACCGACGGGCTGAGCGGGCTGACCGCCGGGCCGGACGACCCGGGCACCGGTCACAACTTCCTGGTGCACAACATGTGCCGACTGCCCGGCTCGGACGGCACCTGGATGATCGCCGCCGGCGGGATGGGCACCGTGTCGCGGACCTTTGCCGACGCCGCCCGGGCCGCCGGAGCGCGGATCGTCACCGACACGCCGGTCACCGCGATCACCGTGGACGCCGGCAGCGCGAGCGGTGTCGTCGTCGCCGACGGCCGGTCAGTGGCCGCCGAGGTGGTACTCGGTGCCTGTGACCCGTACCGGCTGCTGGAGCTGGCCCCCGACGGCGTGCTGCCGGCCGAGCTGACCGACCGGCTGGCCGCCACCCGCCGGCCGGGCAGCACGTTGAAGGTCAACCTGGCGCTGACCGGGCTGCCCCGGTTCAGCTGCCTGCCGGACGCCGCGCCCAGCCCGTTCGGGGCCACCATCCATCTGCTGCCCGGCTCGGCGTCGCTGCTGCCCGGCGGCGACGGCGAGTCGCCGATGACGGCGCTGCGGGCGATGTGGGCCGATGTGCGGGCCGGCCGGCTGCCGGTCGAGCCGACCATCGAGTGGTACCTGCACACCACCGTCGACCCGTCGCTGCGCGACGCCGCCGGGCACCACTCGTCGGCGCTGTTCGTCCAGTCGGTGCCGTGGCAGCCGGCGGGTTCGTCGTGGGCGACCGAGCTGCCCGGGTACGTCGAACAACTGCTGGCCGTCTGCGACCGGTACGCGCCGGGCACCAGCGCGCTGGTCGCCGACGCGGTGCCGCTCGCCCCACCCGGCATCGAGGCGCACTTCGGCATCACCGGCGGGCACATCCACCACGTGGACAACACCGTCTCGTTCACTGACCGGATGCCGTACGCCACCGGGCTGCCCGGCCTGTACGCGGGCAGCGCCGGCTGCCACCCGGCGGGCAGCGTGATCGGTGCCGCCGGGCACAACGCCGCCCGGCGGATCCTCACCGACCTGGGGCACGGCGAGCGCTAG
- a CDS encoding MMPL family transporter gives MFAWWGRTVVRLRWVVLAAAALLVVVGVTWGTGLFGAVSGGGFADPAAESTQARERINAELGNQDVDVLVLYRSDAATVDDPAFREPVTQTLESLATRPEVTSVTSYYDTESPALVATDRRATYALVQLAGDDEDAKTAAFEQIRPLLDAPGLVTRAGGAVPFLDQANEQTIRDITRAELIALPILLVLLVLIFGGLVAASMPLLVGVLAILGAFVAVRALTLVTEVSVFAINVITLIGLGMAIDYALFVVSRFREELAAGHPTPEALVRTVATAGRTVAVSGLIIGTSLISLLIFPQPFLTGIGFGGMAAVLVAMLASVTALPALLAVLGPRINALTVPLPWRRRSAPQPGEAARAGAWARIARSVMRRPVRYVTVVVVGLLLLATPFLRAEFGGFDERVLPAGAQSRVVAETIAEEFPDGASIGPVEVLVSGAGPDLAQAFAEDIAGLPGATGAQIAAVRDTSALIRVSYVGEPTGDEAEALVRAIRDLPPPAGAEVLVGGRTAADIDMLDSLGTYLPWMALLMATATMVLLFLAFGSVVLPVKAVLMNLVSIGASFGVVVWVFQDGHFADWLGFTPTGFIDPTNPILMLAVLFGLATDYEVFLLSRVREEWDRTGDNTASVAAGLQHTGRIITAAALLLIVVVAGFAAGGISFIKLIGVGMIVAIVVDATLVRVLLVPATMRLLGRWNWWAPGPLGRLYRRFGLHEAPANPQLASVGSGAGPDGATG, from the coding sequence GTGTTCGCGTGGTGGGGACGGACCGTGGTCCGGTTGCGATGGGTGGTGCTGGCCGCCGCCGCGTTGCTGGTCGTCGTCGGGGTGACCTGGGGGACCGGCCTGTTCGGGGCGGTCTCCGGTGGCGGTTTCGCCGACCCGGCGGCCGAGTCGACGCAGGCCCGGGAGCGGATCAACGCCGAGCTGGGCAACCAGGACGTCGACGTGCTGGTGCTGTACCGCAGCGACGCGGCCACCGTCGACGACCCGGCGTTCCGCGAGCCGGTCACCCAGACCCTGGAGTCGCTGGCCACCCGGCCGGAGGTGACCAGTGTCACCAGCTACTACGACACCGAGTCGCCGGCGTTGGTCGCCACCGACCGGCGGGCCACCTACGCCCTGGTCCAGCTCGCCGGCGACGACGAGGACGCCAAGACCGCCGCCTTCGAGCAGATCCGGCCGCTGCTGGACGCACCGGGGCTGGTCACCCGGGCCGGCGGTGCCGTGCCGTTCCTCGACCAGGCCAACGAGCAGACCATCCGGGACATCACCCGGGCCGAGCTGATCGCCCTGCCGATCCTGCTGGTGCTGCTGGTGCTGATCTTCGGTGGGCTGGTCGCGGCGTCGATGCCGCTGCTGGTCGGCGTGCTCGCCATCCTCGGTGCGTTCGTCGCGGTCCGGGCGCTGACCCTGGTCACCGAGGTCTCGGTGTTCGCGATCAACGTGATCACCCTGATCGGGCTGGGCATGGCGATCGACTACGCGTTGTTCGTGGTCAGCCGGTTCCGGGAGGAGTTGGCCGCCGGCCACCCGACCCCGGAAGCGCTGGTACGTACCGTCGCCACCGCCGGTCGTACCGTCGCTGTCTCCGGTCTGATCATCGGTACCTCGCTGATCAGCCTGCTGATCTTTCCGCAGCCGTTCCTGACCGGGATCGGCTTTGGCGGGATGGCAGCGGTGCTGGTCGCCATGCTCGCCTCGGTGACCGCACTGCCCGCCCTGTTGGCGGTGCTCGGCCCGCGGATCAACGCGCTCACCGTACCGTTGCCGTGGCGTCGCCGGTCGGCGCCGCAGCCGGGGGAGGCCGCCCGGGCCGGCGCCTGGGCCCGGATCGCCCGCAGCGTGATGCGGCGCCCGGTGCGCTACGTCACCGTGGTGGTGGTCGGGCTGCTGCTGCTGGCCACCCCGTTCCTGCGGGCCGAGTTCGGCGGCTTCGACGAGCGGGTGCTGCCGGCCGGTGCGCAGTCGCGGGTGGTGGCCGAGACGATCGCCGAGGAGTTCCCTGACGGCGCCAGCATCGGCCCGGTCGAAGTGCTGGTCTCCGGCGCCGGCCCCGACCTGGCGCAAGCCTTCGCCGAGGACATCGCCGGGCTGCCGGGCGCCACCGGTGCCCAGATCGCGGCGGTACGCGACACCTCGGCGCTGATCCGGGTGAGCTACGTCGGCGAGCCGACCGGCGACGAGGCCGAAGCACTGGTGCGGGCCATCCGGGACCTGCCGCCCCCGGCCGGGGCCGAGGTCCTCGTCGGTGGCCGCACCGCCGCTGACATCGACATGCTGGACAGCCTCGGCACCTACCTGCCGTGGATGGCGCTGCTGATGGCCACCGCCACCATGGTGCTGCTGTTTCTGGCGTTCGGCTCGGTGGTGTTGCCGGTCAAGGCGGTGCTGATGAACCTGGTGTCGATCGGCGCCTCGTTCGGCGTGGTGGTCTGGGTGTTCCAGGACGGGCACTTCGCCGACTGGCTCGGATTCACCCCGACCGGGTTCATCGATCCGACCAACCCGATCCTGATGTTGGCGGTGCTGTTTGGGCTGGCCACCGACTACGAGGTGTTCCTGCTGTCGCGGGTGCGTGAGGAGTGGGACCGCACCGGCGACAACACCGCGTCGGTCGCCGCCGGGCTGCAGCACACCGGGCGGATCATCACCGCCGCCGCGTTGCTGCTGATCGTGGTGGTGGCCGGTTTCGCCGCTGGTGGCATCTCGTTCATCAAGCTGATCGGGGTCGGGATGATCGTGGCGATCGTCGTCGACGCGACCCTGGTGCGGGTGCTGCTGGTGCCGGCGACGATGCGGCTGCTGGGTCGGTGGAACTGGTGGGCGCCGGGTCCGTTGGGCCGGCTGTACCGCCGGTTCGGCCTGCACGAGGCCCCGGCGAACCCGCAGTTGGCGTCGGTCGGCTCCGGTGCCGGTCCCGACGGCGCCACCGGCTGA
- a CDS encoding Uma2 family endonuclease, whose translation MAQPAFVPDPEPPREPSFDVLGDFDEPWTAQLALDLLPETNGPKVEVLSGSVIVTPHAGYDHQTIELDLAYLLKQAARRAKLWLYHEVNVVSGDDLYTPDIVVLRSPGGGHVSMPISEAVLLGEIVSKGNRRKDVIDRPRQYAAAGVPFFLRADFRNRVPALALHELSDGEYRPVAAAAAGTAFVMKEPFEFTIDPADLLDEADDAR comes from the coding sequence TTGGCACAGCCGGCATTCGTGCCCGATCCGGAGCCGCCGCGTGAGCCGTCGTTCGACGTACTCGGCGATTTCGACGAGCCGTGGACCGCGCAGCTCGCCCTTGACCTGTTGCCGGAGACCAATGGTCCCAAGGTCGAGGTCCTCAGCGGGAGCGTGATCGTGACACCACATGCCGGGTACGACCATCAGACGATCGAGCTGGATCTGGCGTATCTGTTGAAGCAGGCAGCGCGCCGGGCGAAGCTCTGGCTGTACCACGAGGTCAACGTCGTCTCGGGCGACGACTTGTACACCCCCGACATCGTGGTGCTCCGCTCACCTGGTGGAGGACACGTCTCGATGCCGATCTCGGAAGCCGTGCTGCTCGGCGAGATCGTCTCCAAGGGCAACCGGCGCAAGGACGTGATCGACCGGCCACGGCAGTACGCCGCAGCCGGTGTGCCCTTCTTTCTCCGGGCGGATTTCCGGAACCGGGTGCCGGCACTGGCGTTGCACGAGCTGAGCGACGGGGAGTACCGGCCGGTGGCGGCGGCCGCGGCCGGAACCGCGTTCGTGATGAAGGAGCCGTTCGAGTTCACCATCGATCCGGCCGATCTGCTCGACGAGGCCGACGACGCACGGTGA